The DNA window TCGCGTCGTCGATGCCGTCGTGGATCGGGATGATCAACCTGTTGCCGGGGTGGCTGTTCGCGTTCCAGCTCGGTGTCTCGTGGGCGCAAGGACGGATTGACAGGCGGACGGCGTGGGTCCTGTTCGGCGGTGGCGTGGCGCTGTTCGCCTTGCTGGTCGGCGTTTTCGAGTACCCGATGAGCATGGTCGGCGTACCCGGCGAGGCTCGTACGAACGCGCACCCGCCGTCGCTGCTCGTCCTCGCGCTCGCCGCCGCGCAGTCCGGGGCCGCGATCTTGCTGCACCGGCGCGTGAAGGCGCTGCTCGAACGCCGGCGCGGGCTGTGGCCTGGGACGGCGTTGGTGAACCTGTCCGCGATGACGATCTTCTGCTGGCACCAGGTGCCGCTCGTGCTCGTCTCGCTGGCGGGCGGAGCGATCGGCGGCGCGGGTGTGGCGGGGCTGACCGCGACGCCGGACAGCCTCGGCTGGTTGGCGGCGCGGGTCGTGTGGCTGCCGGTGCTGGCGGTAGTGCTGGGGCTGATCGTGCTTGCCGTACGGCGGTTCGAGGGTCCCTGGACCGGGTTCGGGCGGACCGGCAAGCTGGCGGCCGTGGTGCTCACGGCCGGGTTCGTCGGGTACCTCGCGGTGCTCTACTGAGCGGGCTGGATCGTCCCGCTCACCTCGCCGAAGCCGATGCGGACGCCGTTCGGGCCGGGTGCCGTGGCGGTGATCGTGACCTCGTCGCCGTCGTGCAGGAACGTGCGTTCGCTGCCGTCGGGGAGGGTGAGCGGGTCGGTGCCGCCGAGCGACAGCTCGTAGAAGGAGCCGCACTCCTCGCGGGTCGGGCCGGACACCGTTCCGGAGGCGAAGAGGTCGCCGGTGCGGAGGCTCGCTCCGTTGACGGTGAGGTGGGCGAGCATCTGGGCCGGTGTCCAGTACAGGTCACGGAACCTCGGCCGTGAGACGGGTGTCCCGTTGAGTTTGAGCTCGAGGTCGATCTCGTAGCTGGCGTTGTTTTCGCCCTGGAGGTAGGGCAATGGCTCGGGGTCCTGAGTGTGCTTGGGAAGCTTGGCATCTTGGAGGGCGTCGAGCGGGACGACCCAGCTGCTGATCGAGGTGGCGAACGACTTGGCGAGGAACGGTCCGAGCGGGCGCCCCTCCCAGGCCTGCAGGTCCCTTGCGGACCAGTCGTTGACGAGGACTATGCCGAAGACGTGGTCCTCGAAGCTGTCGACGGTGGCGCGACTTCCTTGCTGGCTTGGCGTTCCGACGACGAAGCCGACCTCGACCTCGATGTCGAGCCGCTGGCTGGGGCCGTAGTCGTCGGCTTTGCGTTGGCCCTGCGGGCGGACGACCGGCGTGCCCGACGCCACGATCGTGCCGGCGCGGCCGTGGTAGCCGACGGGGAGGTGCTTCCAGTTGGGGAGGAGCGGGGGCTCGTTCGGGCGGAGGAACCTGCCGAGGTTGGAGGCGTGGTGCTCGGAGGCGTAGAAGTCGACGTAGTCCGCGACGTCGAACGGCTGGTGCATGGTGACTTCGTTCTGGGGGAAGAGGGTGAGCTGGTCGCGGTGCGCTTCGTCGGTGAGGAGCTCGGTGATGCGGGCTCGTACCTCTCGCCAGGCCGCTCTGCCCTGAGCGAGGAAAGGGTTGAGCGTCGGGGCTTCGAAGACGTCCGCGATGGGTGCGAGGTCGAGGACGTACTCGCCGATCGCGACGCCGCCTCGGGGTTGGTCGCCGTGGTCGAAGATGCCGTACGGGAGATTGTCGATGCCGAACGGCGAGCCAGCGGCTCCTGGAACCCAGCTCATCGGAGGAGTCCTAGCGTTCTGAGGTCGTCGACGGGTTCGGCGATGCTGCACGAGCCGAACGAGGTGAACCAGCGGCGCGTGGATTTCGCTGCCGCGTCGTCGAGAGCTTCTGCTTGTTCGGCGAGGACCGTACCGTCGCGTTCGGCGAGGACCTCGGTGGGGTTGGTGCCGTCGAGGGCGTGGCGGGTGGCGAGGAGGACGTTGAGGAAGCCGTGCTGCTCTGTGCTGTCGGTGGTGTTGCGGGCGGCGTGGTGGAGGCCGGCGGTGAGCTTGAACGGGAGCTCGCGGTCGAGGCAGGCCTCGATGAAGTCGGCGAGCTCCTGCTCGGTGGGAGGGCTGTCGCCGCCGGTGCGAAGCTTGGCGCGGTCGCCGGTCTCGGCGAGGACGTCGAGCGCGTCCTGCCAGCCGTACAGCCTCGGGACCTCGATGTAGGCGTGTGCGTGCTCTTGCAGGGTGCCGTCTTGCCTCGCCTGGTCGTACGCCATCGTGACGCGGCGGGCGTTCCTCGCCAGCTCGGGCTCGTCCCTGAGCGCGGCCTCGACGGCTTTGACCTGGACGTTCGCCATGCGGCTCGCCCACGTGAGGGCCGGCCCGATCGCGCCGGCGCCGCCGCTGACGATCACGCCGATGGCCAGGTCGGTGGGCGGCTGGAGGTCGGGCAGCCGCTGGTCGGAGACGAGGAACGGGCCGACCAGCTCCCCGTACGCCGCCCCTCGGTGCGCGGCGTGCCCGGGAACGGCCTCGCCGAGCGGCGCGTTCCCCGGCGGGAACATCGCCGCGTCGTCGATCAGGCGAGTGAACAGCGGGCTGACCATGCGCCCGAGCTTAGGGCGAAGTCGCCCTGTGGACATCGTGACCTTGCGTCGCTGGCTGAGGCATGATCAGTAGCGATGTCCGAGCTCCGCGACCCAGCCAGCGACCGTCCCGACGACCGGCCGCCCGATGCGCGCGCGCCGATCGACGCGGGCCGGACCAAGGAGGTGGACGCGGTCGCCGACGCGAAGTCCTTCGACCCCGCGACGCCGACGTACGACCCGCGCGACCACCTCGAGCCGCGCGAGAGCCGTGCGGAACCTGCCGCCCAGCTCCCCGATCGACCCACTCTCGTGGCCCTGGGTGCCAAGATCCGGGCGGAGTCGAAGGACCGTTTCGAGCCCTCGGACGCCGAGAAGCTCGCGGCCGAAGTCGACCGCCCCGCCCCAGCCGCCGAGCACCGCGACCCCGAACAGCTCCACCGCTTCGGCAACAAGAGCCGCGCTGGGCCGGTGAGGGACAGGGACCTGGGCATCGACTCGTGGGACAAGCTCGTCGGACCCTATGCGCCGACGAGCCCAGCTGACATCGTGCCCGGCGCGTCGACGTTCATCGATCCCCGGCATCCCGACGTGGGGATGAACGGTCCGTACCACCGGCTGCCGGTCGACTTTCAGCCTCCCGAGGGATCGGGTCTGGCGATCCACCGCGACGGGAAGGACGTCTCCCCGGACGCCCCGCACAAGTGGGGCCATCGCACGATCTACGCGACAGAGGCGATGACGGCGGCCGAGTTCTCCGAACGGGTCGCAGCCCTGCCGTGGGAATACGCCGACAGCATTCCGAGGGGAAGAAGAGGCAATGACGGAAACCGCTGATCTGTATGAACCGCTCCTCGCGGACATCCGCGACCTGTACGAGCAGGTTCGGCGCCGGACGAACCTACGTGGTCATGAGGACGAAGCCGTGCGCACGTACCGCGCCGCGCTCTGGAAGCTGAAGCTCAAGGGTCAGACCCTGCGGTATCTGGGGACGACCTCGACAGAGTTTACTGTCGCCTTGGTCGACGACCTGGTCATCCTCGCAGGAAACGACGGTGACTTCGGCGCGGTCGCGGAGCTGCTCGGGCGACTCGCGTACCACCATGCCAGGGAGATCGTTCCGCCGGCTGCGTTCAAGCGGCTGGAGTCCGAGGATCCCGAGCTCGACTCGCTCGACTGGTATCGGATGGCCGACCTGTTCGACTACCTCGGTCTCTACGACGCCCTGCGTGAGCTGATCGCGAAGGCGCGGGACCACATCGATGGGGATGTGCGGGGAGTCGTGGACGCCTACCCCGACGTCTGAGCAAACCCTGTCTGCTTGGATGTCCCGGTGAGCACACCGG is part of the Tenggerimyces flavus genome and encodes:
- the fahA gene encoding fumarylacetoacetase, which produces MSWVPGAAGSPFGIDNLPYGIFDHGDQPRGGVAIGEYVLDLAPIADVFEAPTLNPFLAQGRAAWREVRARITELLTDEAHRDQLTLFPQNEVTMHQPFDVADYVDFYASEHHASNLGRFLRPNEPPLLPNWKHLPVGYHGRAGTIVASGTPVVRPQGQRKADDYGPSQRLDIEVEVGFVVGTPSQQGSRATVDSFEDHVFGIVLVNDWSARDLQAWEGRPLGPFLAKSFATSISSWVVPLDALQDAKLPKHTQDPEPLPYLQGENNASYEIDLELKLNGTPVSRPRFRDLYWTPAQMLAHLTVNGASLRTGDLFASGTVSGPTREECGSFYELSLGGTDPLTLPDGSERTFLHDGDEVTITATAPGPNGVRIGFGEVSGTIQPAQ
- a CDS encoding acyltransferase family protein; its protein translation is MADVLTRPRPRRRSGWSAYVAKVDEATPASRDRAIDGYRALATLGVIVGHWLVGALVLTAEGLQISSPLRTLGALAPASWFLQMLGLFFLVGGFSAALSYTRSSGRGSTYWDWLKARFVRLGRPVIAGVALSALALTVLAFTGVPTGSLRTWLVLFVQPLWFIAIYGVVTALTPYAFAASRRLGVFAALPLIVTVAVVDVLRYGPFASSMPSWIGMINLLPGWLFAFQLGVSWAQGRIDRRTAWVLFGGGVALFALLVGVFEYPMSMVGVPGEARTNAHPPSLLVLALAAAQSGAAILLHRRVKALLERRRGLWPGTALVNLSAMTIFCWHQVPLVLVSLAGGAIGGAGVAGLTATPDSLGWLAARVVWLPVLAVVLGLIVLAVRRFEGPWTGFGRTGKLAAVVLTAGFVGYLAVLY